The stretch of DNA ttgaaatgaTACATACAGCATCATTATTACATGATGATGTTATAGATTTATCTGATTCTAGAAGAGGTAGACCAAGTGGGAATATTGCTTTCACTAATAAAATGGCAGTTTTAGCAGGAGATTTCTTATTGGGGAGAGCTTCAGTGGCGATTGCTCGATTAAGAAATCCTGAagtaattgaattattatcaactaCTATTGCTAATTTAGTTGAAGGGGAATTTAtgcaattgaaaaatactgtattacaaaataataataatgatgaaatttttaatgatGGTGATGTTAAAAGTATTCCACAACCAACTGGAAAAGTACCAACTAaacttcatcaatattctgtacagcaacaacaacgaacAACAAATGGAGGAAATGGAGGTGATTCTGCTGatgctgctgttgttgttgatcatGAAATTAATGTCGAAGCAGcatttgaatattatttaCACAAGACATATTTGAAGACAGCATCATTAATGTCCAAACTGTGTCGTGCAGCCGCAGTTTTAAGTGGAGCACAAGATGAtatcattgaaaattgttATCAATTTGGAAGAAATTTAGGATTATGTTtccaaattgttgatgatatgTTGGATTATACTAGTAGTGATAAAACCATTGGTAAACCAAGTCAAgctgatttgaaattaggTTTAGCTACTGCACCAATATTATTTGCTTGGAAACAAGAACCAAAATTAGGGGATTTGATAGCTAGGAAATTCAATCAACCAGGAGATGTTGAAATAGCTAGAAGAGCCGTGGAAAAATATGATGGAGTAGCTCAAACTAAAGAAATGGCAACCATGTATTGTCATCAAgctttaaaaaatttaagaGTTTTACCAGAATCAGAAGCTAGAAGTGCCTTGGAATTGTTGACTAATTCTGTTTTAACTCGaaccaattgataaaattgattgattgatagatagatatatatatacttaCATAACTTCTCATATCTgtacatacatacatacatatatatcCAAATTAGATGTGTTAAAGACGGTTGTAGctgtagttgttgttagtgGTAAAAGTGGTTGCCAATAGAAAACAATTATCTGGTAATAATTACA from Candida albicans SC5314 chromosome R, complete sequence encodes:
- a CDS encoding trans-hexaprenyltranstransferase (Ortholog(s) have di-trans,poly-cis-decaprenylcistransferase activity, trans-hexaprenyltranstransferase activity, role in ubiquinone biosynthetic process and decaprenyl diphosphate synthase complex, mitochondrion localization), which encodes MLSFKQFRVSTSSLLTRRIRSRHHSSSTFKTAVETAEKLVTPPTSKFSDPFSIVSHEMSNLAKSIANLIGSGHPTLNRVSSYYFEAEGKNVRPLIVLILSKALSKIPLEQRNRIPIDTIDVTEQKSFNGTPTKQNSTIAGKSIDDSLSPLAILHGINPKVILDPLSKPMDKLPIINGHNKPGDKDNSQGQLDILPKQRRLAEIVEMIHTASLLHDDVIDLSDSRRGRPSGNIAFTNKMAVLAGDFLLGRASVAIARLRNPEVIELLSTTIANLVEGEFMQLKNTVLQNNNNDEIFNDGDVKSIPQPTGKVPTKLHQYSVQQQQRTTNGGNGGDSADAAVVVDHEINVEAAFEYYLHKTYLKTASLMSKSCRAAAVLSGAQDDIIENCYQFGRNLGLCFQIVDDMLDYTSSDKTIGKPSQADLKLGLATAPILFAWKQEPKLGDLIARKFNQPGDVEIARRAVEKYDGVAQTKEMATMYCHQALKNLRVLPESEARSALELLTNSVLTRTN